The following coding sequences lie in one Amycolatopsis cihanbeyliensis genomic window:
- a CDS encoding ABC transporter permease, protein MGSFFDKLGHYLANAHNQARLLDMLLEHMYLALVPLACGALLAVSAGWLGIRLPRARGVLLVLGNLLYTVPSLALFVVIPGLIGSQMLDSINVVIALTIYTAALLVRPVLVALDAVPQHVIAAATAMGYRPARRFLGVELPLAVPVLAAGVRVASVSNISLVSVGALIGTGGLGVLFTDGFPRMYFAPVVVGIVLTLLLALVVDFLLVSVRRWLTPWLRSQPGEEA, encoded by the coding sequence ATGGGTAGCTTCTTCGACAAGCTCGGCCACTACCTGGCTAACGCCCACAACCAGGCGCGGTTACTGGACATGCTGCTGGAACACATGTACCTCGCGCTGGTACCGCTCGCCTGCGGCGCGCTGCTGGCGGTGAGTGCAGGTTGGCTCGGAATCCGTTTACCGCGGGCGCGCGGGGTGCTGCTCGTACTGGGGAACCTGCTCTACACTGTGCCATCGCTGGCGCTGTTCGTGGTGATCCCCGGCCTGATCGGTAGCCAGATGCTGGACAGTATCAACGTCGTGATCGCGCTCACCATCTACACCGCGGCGCTGCTGGTGCGGCCGGTGCTGGTCGCGCTGGACGCCGTGCCGCAGCATGTGATCGCCGCGGCGACCGCGATGGGATACCGCCCGGCCCGGCGGTTCCTCGGTGTGGAGCTTCCACTGGCCGTCCCGGTGCTCGCCGCAGGGGTCCGGGTGGCATCGGTGAGCAATATCAGCCTGGTCAGCGTGGGCGCGCTGATCGGAACCGGCGGTCTCGGTGTGCTGTTCACCGACGGGTTTCCGCGGATGTACTTCGCACCGGTCGTGGTAGGTATCGTTCTGACCTTGTTGCTGGCGCTGGTAGTCGACTTCCTGCTGGTGTCGGTACGGCGTTGGTTGACGCCGTGGCTGCGTTCTCAACCGGGTGAGGAAGCATGA
- a CDS encoding ABC transporter ATP-binding protein, with protein MGIEYRGVTKRYPGGITAVDELSLTVEDGTITVLVGPSGCGKTTSLRMINRMVEPTDGTILLDGKDIRDADPALLRRGIGYVIQHAGLFPHRTVLNNVATVPLLAGWDRGRARKRAAELLETVGLPAELAKRYPAQLSGGQQQRVGVARALAADSPVLLMDEPFSAVDPVVREGLQDELLRLQSQLGKTIVFVTHDIDEAIRLGDNVAVLRVGGKLAQYGTPSQLLRHPVDDFVASFVGKDRGYRGLSFLPGSAVPVAEVATVTLGSTPPAGRSRWLLAVNEAGEPRGWLPPDSTVGGPLAEPDLVAGGSLYQRGAPVRGALDAALSSPASLGVVVDEAGRAIGAVTARQVLDVIENHPEGVGSDG; from the coding sequence GTGGGCATCGAGTACCGGGGCGTGACCAAGCGGTATCCGGGCGGCATCACCGCGGTGGACGAGCTGAGCCTGACCGTCGAGGACGGCACGATCACCGTTCTGGTGGGCCCCTCCGGTTGTGGCAAGACGACCTCGCTGCGCATGATCAACCGGATGGTCGAGCCCACCGACGGCACGATCCTGTTGGACGGCAAGGATATCCGGGACGCCGACCCGGCGCTGCTGCGCAGGGGCATCGGCTACGTGATCCAGCACGCCGGGCTGTTTCCACATCGGACCGTGCTGAACAACGTCGCCACCGTTCCCCTGCTCGCCGGCTGGGACAGGGGCAGGGCCCGTAAACGGGCGGCCGAGTTGCTGGAGACGGTCGGCCTGCCCGCGGAGCTGGCCAAGCGCTACCCGGCACAGCTCTCCGGTGGGCAACAGCAACGGGTGGGCGTCGCCCGCGCGCTCGCCGCCGACTCGCCGGTACTGCTGATGGACGAGCCGTTCTCCGCGGTGGACCCGGTGGTGCGCGAGGGGCTGCAGGACGAGCTGCTGCGGCTGCAGTCCCAGCTGGGCAAGACGATCGTGTTCGTCACCCACGACATCGACGAGGCGATCCGGCTCGGCGACAACGTCGCGGTCCTGCGCGTGGGTGGAAAGCTCGCGCAGTACGGGACGCCCTCGCAGCTCCTGCGGCATCCGGTTGACGACTTCGTCGCGTCGTTCGTCGGCAAGGATCGGGGCTACCGCGGTCTTTCCTTCCTACCGGGCAGCGCGGTGCCGGTGGCGGAGGTGGCCACGGTCACCCTCGGCAGCACCCCGCCTGCCGGGCGCTCGCGGTGGTTGCTCGCGGTGAACGAGGCGGGTGAGCCGCGCGGCTGGCTTCCGCCCGATTCCACTGTGGGCGGTCCGCTGGCCGAGCCGGATCTGGTCGCGGGCGGCTCGCTGTACCAGCGGGGCGCCCCGGTGCGCGGCGCCCTGGACGCCGCGCTGTCCTCTCCGGCCAGCCTCGGGGTCGTGGTGGACGAGGCCGGCCGCGCGATCGGTGCGGTCACCGCGCGGCAGGTGCTCGACGTGATCGAGAACCACCCCGAGGGCGTCGGTTCCGATGGGTAG
- a CDS encoding NAD(P)-dependent malic enzyme, with amino-acid sequence MDIADETPPPGIGEAAPVTDAEVFRGHQGGKLSVTAERPISRPRDLSIAYTPGVAKVSRAIAEDASLARRYTWADRLVAVVSDGTAVLGLGDIGASASLPVMEGKSVLFKSFAGLNSIPLVLDTTDVDEIVETLVRLRPSFGAVNLEDISAPRCFELEEKVKEALDCPVMHDDQHGTAIVVLAALRGANLVLDRAVAGQRVVISGAGAAGVACARILQAAGVGDVTVLDSRGIIHPGRDNLNPVKEELATTTNSTGLRGGLGEALRGADVFIGLSGSTIEESLLATMAEDAIVFALSNPDPEVHPDVAARHAAVVATGRSDFPNQINNVLAFPGVFRGALDAGARAITENMKLAAADAIAGVAADRLSAQHIVPSPLDPRVAPEVAAAVAKAAESDGVTPTP; translated from the coding sequence ATGGACATCGCCGACGAGACCCCGCCACCGGGGATCGGCGAGGCGGCGCCGGTGACCGACGCCGAGGTGTTCCGTGGGCATCAGGGCGGCAAGCTCTCGGTCACCGCGGAGCGTCCGATCTCGCGGCCGCGTGACCTGTCCATCGCGTACACGCCGGGCGTGGCCAAGGTGAGCAGGGCGATCGCCGAGGACGCCTCCCTCGCCCGGCGCTACACCTGGGCCGACCGCCTGGTCGCCGTGGTGAGCGACGGCACCGCGGTGCTCGGGCTCGGCGACATCGGCGCGAGCGCCTCGCTGCCGGTGATGGAGGGCAAGTCGGTGCTGTTCAAGAGCTTCGCCGGACTCAACTCGATCCCGCTGGTGCTGGACACCACCGACGTGGACGAGATCGTCGAGACCCTGGTGCGGCTGCGCCCGTCCTTCGGGGCGGTGAACCTGGAGGACATCTCCGCGCCGCGCTGCTTCGAGCTGGAGGAGAAGGTCAAGGAGGCGCTGGACTGCCCGGTCATGCACGACGACCAGCACGGCACGGCGATCGTGGTGCTGGCCGCGCTGCGCGGGGCGAACCTGGTGCTGGACCGGGCCGTGGCCGGCCAGCGCGTGGTGATCTCCGGTGCCGGTGCCGCGGGTGTGGCCTGCGCGCGGATCCTGCAGGCCGCCGGTGTCGGCGACGTCACCGTGCTGGACTCGCGGGGCATCATCCACCCGGGCCGGGACAACCTGAACCCGGTGAAGGAGGAACTGGCCACCACCACGAACAGCACCGGCCTGCGTGGTGGGCTCGGCGAGGCGCTGCGCGGCGCCGACGTGTTCATCGGCCTTTCCGGATCGACCATCGAGGAATCGCTGCTGGCCACCATGGCAGAGGACGCGATCGTGTTCGCGCTGTCCAATCCGGATCCCGAGGTGCACCCCGATGTCGCCGCCCGGCACGCGGCCGTGGTGGCCACCGGGCGCAGTGACTTCCCGAACCAGATCAACAACGTGCTGGCCTTCCCCGGCGTCTTCCGTGGGGCGCTGGACGCCGGCGCGCGGGCGATCACCGAGAACATGAAGCTGGCCGCGGCCGACGCGATCGCCGGGGTCGCCGCCGACCGGCTCTCCGCCCAGCACATCGTGCCCAGCCCGCTGGACCCGAGGGTGGCCCCCGAGGTGGCCGCCGCCGTGGCCAAGGCGGCCGAGAGCGACGGTGTCACCCCCACCCCCTAA
- a CDS encoding dTDP-4-dehydrorhamnose 3,5-epimerase family protein, with translation MQVRELDVRDAYEFIPTTFSDNRGLFVAPMQEPALQEAIGHPLWVAQTNHSISARGAIRGVHFADTPPGQAKYIYCARGSLLDVVVDVRVGSPTFGRWDAVRLDDTEFRAMYLAEGLGHAFIALEDNTAMSYLCSVGYNPRAEHGVNPLDPALNLPWPTDLTPVLSEKDAAAPTLAEAEASGLLPQYADCVAYYEKLRAG, from the coding sequence ATGCAGGTGCGTGAGCTGGATGTACGGGACGCCTACGAGTTCATCCCGACGACGTTTTCGGACAACCGCGGACTGTTCGTGGCTCCGATGCAGGAACCCGCGTTGCAGGAGGCGATCGGCCACCCGCTGTGGGTGGCGCAGACCAACCACAGCATCTCGGCCCGTGGCGCCATCCGCGGCGTCCACTTCGCCGACACCCCGCCCGGTCAGGCGAAGTACATCTACTGCGCCAGGGGGAGCCTGCTGGACGTGGTGGTCGACGTGCGGGTCGGTTCGCCGACCTTCGGCCGGTGGGATGCCGTCCGGCTGGACGACACCGAGTTCCGCGCCATGTACCTCGCGGAGGGCCTCGGCCACGCCTTCATCGCGCTGGAGGACAACACGGCGATGTCCTACCTGTGCTCGGTCGGCTACAACCCGCGAGCCGAGCACGGCGTCAACCCGCTGGACCCGGCGCTGAACCTGCCCTGGCCCACCGACCTCACCCCGGTGCTGTCCGAGAAGGACGCCGCGGCGCCCACCCTGGCCGAGGCGGAGGCGAGTGGCCTGCTGCCCCAGTACGCCGACTGCGTGGCCTACTACGAGAAGCTGCGCGCGGGCTGA